One part of the uncultured Bacteroides sp. genome encodes these proteins:
- the scpA gene encoding methylmalonyl-CoA mutase, whose amino-acid sequence MRPDFKNIDIYAGFKHIDGAEWQKANGIEANWNTPEHINVKPVYTKEDLEGMEHLEYAAGIPPYLRGPYSVMYTLRPWTIRQYAGFSTAEESNAFYRRNLASGQKGLSVAFDLPTHRGYDPDHERVVGDVGKAGVSICSLENMKTLFDGIPLSKMSVSMTMNGAVLPILAFYINAGLEQGAKLEEMAGTIQNDILKEFMVRNTYIYPPAFSMKIISDIFEYTSQKMPKFNSISISGYHMQEAGATADIELAYTLADGLEYLRAGVAAGIDIDAFAPRLSFFWAIGTNHFMEIAKMRAARMLWARIVKQFNPKNPKSLALRTHCQTSGWSLTEQDPFNNVGRTCIEAMAAALGHTQSLHTNALDEAIALPTDFSARIARNTQIYIQEETYICKNVDPWGGSYYVESLTNELAHKAWERIEEIEKLGGMAKAIETGVPKLRIEEAAARAQARIDSGSQTIVGVNKYRLEKEAPIDILEIDNTAVRLDQIERLKELKEGRDEAKVQAALEAITKCAETKEGNLLELAVEAAHVRATLGEISDACEKIVGRYKAVIRTISGVYSSESKNDSDFKRACELAEKFAKKEGRQPRIMIAKMGQDGHDRGAKVVATGYADCGFDVDMGPLFQTPAEAARDAVENDVHVVGVSSLAAGHKTLIPQIIDELKKLGREDILVIAGGVIPAQDYDFLYKAGVAAIFGPGSPVAKAACQILEILLEEE is encoded by the coding sequence ATGAGACCAGATTTTAAAAATATAGATATATATGCCGGATTCAAGCACATAGATGGTGCTGAATGGCAAAAGGCTAACGGAATTGAAGCCAACTGGAACACACCAGAGCATATCAACGTAAAGCCTGTTTACACAAAAGAAGATCTTGAAGGAATGGAGCATCTTGAATATGCTGCAGGTATTCCACCTTATCTTCGCGGTCCTTATTCAGTTATGTACACTCTTCGCCCATGGACTATCCGCCAATATGCCGGATTCTCTACTGCTGAAGAATCAAATGCTTTCTATCGTAGAAATCTTGCTTCCGGACAAAAAGGTTTGTCTGTAGCATTCGACCTTCCTACTCACCGCGGATACGACCCGGATCATGAACGCGTAGTGGGCGATGTTGGTAAAGCAGGAGTTTCTATCTGTTCATTGGAAAACATGAAAACACTGTTTGATGGTATTCCATTAAGCAAAATGTCTGTTTCCATGACTATGAACGGTGCAGTACTTCCTATTCTTGCTTTTTATATCAACGCAGGACTGGAACAGGGAGCTAAGCTTGAAGAAATGGCTGGAACTATTCAGAATGATATCTTGAAAGAATTCATGGTGCGTAATACTTATATTTACCCACCTGCATTCTCTATGAAGATTATTTCTGATATCTTTGAATATACTTCTCAGAAGATGCCTAAATTTAATTCAATTTCTATTTCAGGTTACCACATGCAAGAAGCTGGAGCAACTGCAGATATTGAATTAGCATACACTTTAGCCGACGGACTTGAATATCTTCGTGCCGGTGTTGCTGCAGGAATTGATATTGATGCATTTGCACCTCGTCTTTCTTTCTTCTGGGCTATTGGTACTAACCACTTTATGGAAATTGCCAAAATGCGTGCTGCACGTATGTTATGGGCTAGGATTGTTAAACAGTTCAATCCAAAGAATCCAAAGTCTCTTGCTCTGCGTACTCACTGCCAGACTTCAGGTTGGTCATTAACAGAACAAGATCCGTTTAATAATGTTGGCCGTACTTGCATCGAGGCTATGGCTGCTGCATTGGGACACACTCAATCACTTCACACCAACGCATTGGACGAAGCTATTGCATTGCCAACCGATTTTTCAGCACGTATTGCACGTAATACTCAGATTTATATTCAGGAAGAAACTTACATCTGTAAGAATGTAGACCCATGGGGTGGTTCTTATTATGTTGAAAGCTTGACTAATGAGCTTGCTCACAAAGCTTGGGAACGTATCGAGGAAATTGAAAAACTGGGTGGTATGGCTAAAGCAATCGAAACCGGTGTTCCAAAGCTTCGTATCGAAGAGGCTGCAGCACGTGCTCAGGCTCGTATCGACTCTGGCAGTCAAACTATTGTAGGTGTTAATAAGTATCGTTTAGAGAAAGAAGCTCCTATCGACATTCTTGAAATTGACAATACAGCTGTTCGTCTGGATCAGATTGAACGTCTCAAAGAATTAAAAGAAGGTCGTGATGAAGCTAAAGTTCAGGCTGCCCTTGAAGCAATTACCAAATGTGCAGAAACCAAAGAAGGTAACTTACTTGAACTAGCTGTTGAAGCTGCACATGTAAGAGCAACCCTAGGAGAGATCTCCGACGCTTGCGAAAAGATTGTAGGACGTTATAAAGCTGTAATTAGAACTATATCAGGCGTGTATTCATCAGAAAGTAAAAACGATTCAGACTTCAAACGTGCTTGTGAACTTGCCGAGAAGTTTGCTAAGAAAGAGGGACGTCAACCTCGTATCATGATTGCTAAAATGGGGCAGGACGGTCACGACCGTGGTGCAAAAGTTGTTGCAACAGGTTATGCTGACTGTGGTTTCGATGTGGATATGGGACCATTGTTCCAGACTCCAGCAGAAGCTGCCCGCGATGCTGTAGAAAATGACGTTCATGTAGTGGGCGTATCTTCATTGGCTGCAGGCCACAAGACATTGATTCCTCAAATTATTGATGAACTTAAGAAACTTGGACGAGAAGATATTCTTGTTATTGCCGGTGGTGTAATCCCTGCACAGGATTATGATTTCTTGTATAAGGCCGGAGTTGCAGCAATCTTTGGTCCTGGTTCGCCAGTAGCAAAAGCTGCTTGCCAGATTCTTGAGATTTTACTTGAAGAAGAATAA
- a CDS encoding DNA topoisomerase 3 produces the protein MIVCIAEKPSVARDIADILGAKNKKDGYIEGNGYQVTWTFGHLCTLKEPHEYTPEWKRWSLANLPMIPPRFGIKLIESPSIEKQFKIIESLMANADEIINCGDAGQEGELIQRWVMQKAGAKCPVKRLWISSLTEESIREGFAKLKDQSEFQSLYEAGLSRAIGDWTLGMNATRLYTLKYGQNRQVLSIGRVQTPTLALIVNRQLEIDNFKPEPYWELKTIYRETTFSATKGKFTSKEEGYEFLEKVKYSDFTITDVSSKKGVEYAPRLFDLTSLQVECNKKFGYSADETLKLIQSLYEKKVTTYPRVDTTYLSDDIYPKCPAILKGIKDYTSLTAQLEGKKLPKSKKIFDSSKVTDHHAIIPTGVHPMNLSDMERRVFDLVARRFIAAFYPDCKVSTTTVLGEVEKIEFKVTGKQILEPGWREVFAKSQSDEKDEEERTLPSFTKGESGPHQPDLNEKWTQPPKPYTEATLLRAMETAGKLVDNDELRDALKENGIGRPSTRAAIIETLFKRNYIRKEKKNLIATPTGVELIQIIHEELLKSAELTGIWEKKLREIEKKKYEAKTFLEELKQMVTEVVNNVLSDNTNRHITIQNAVEEEVKKEPKKREKKAPAPKKQKEEKPLPEENKDNIIDQPCPLCGKGVIIKGKSAYGCSEWKSGCTFRKGFDE, from the coding sequence ATGATAGTTTGCATTGCCGAAAAGCCAAGTGTTGCACGAGACATAGCTGATATTCTTGGAGCTAAGAACAAGAAAGATGGATACATTGAAGGAAACGGATACCAGGTTACGTGGACATTCGGACATCTTTGCACACTCAAAGAGCCACACGAATATACTCCCGAATGGAAAAGATGGAGCTTGGCTAATCTGCCAATGATCCCTCCCCGATTCGGTATTAAATTAATAGAATCGCCAAGCATTGAAAAACAATTTAAAATAATTGAGAGTTTAATGGCCAATGCCGATGAAATTATCAATTGTGGTGATGCAGGACAAGAAGGGGAATTAATTCAACGATGGGTAATGCAAAAAGCTGGTGCTAAATGCCCTGTTAAGAGATTGTGGATATCTTCTTTAACTGAAGAATCTATCCGGGAGGGTTTCGCCAAATTAAAAGACCAATCGGAGTTTCAGTCTCTTTACGAAGCTGGATTATCACGTGCTATCGGCGACTGGACTTTAGGAATGAACGCCACAAGATTATACACTCTAAAATATGGGCAGAACAGACAGGTGTTGTCTATCGGACGTGTGCAGACTCCTACCCTGGCACTTATTGTAAACCGTCAGTTGGAAATAGATAATTTTAAACCAGAGCCTTACTGGGAACTAAAGACTATTTATCGTGAAACTACATTTTCGGCAACAAAAGGCAAATTTACATCTAAAGAGGAAGGTTATGAATTCCTTGAAAAAGTTAAATACTCAGACTTCACAATCACGGATGTTTCGTCTAAAAAGGGCGTTGAATATGCTCCCAGGCTTTTCGACCTTACTTCCTTGCAGGTGGAATGCAATAAAAAATTTGGCTATTCGGCAGATGAGACACTCAAACTTATTCAATCTCTTTACGAGAAGAAAGTCACTACTTATCCTCGTGTAGATACTACATATCTGAGTGATGATATTTATCCCAAATGCCCAGCCATATTAAAGGGGATAAAAGATTATACAAGTCTGACAGCGCAATTGGAAGGGAAAAAACTTCCAAAATCAAAAAAAATATTCGATTCATCGAAAGTTACAGATCACCACGCCATTATTCCAACCGGAGTTCACCCAATGAATCTATCTGATATGGAAAGGCGTGTATTCGATTTGGTTGCAAGACGTTTTATTGCCGCCTTCTATCCTGATTGCAAAGTATCAACAACAACAGTACTTGGCGAAGTTGAAAAAATAGAATTCAAGGTTACCGGAAAACAGATTCTTGAGCCGGGATGGCGTGAAGTATTTGCCAAAAGTCAATCGGACGAAAAAGACGAAGAAGAACGTACTCTTCCTAGCTTTACAAAAGGAGAAAGCGGACCTCATCAACCGGATCTTAATGAGAAATGGACTCAGCCACCTAAGCCATATACTGAAGCTACTTTATTACGCGCAATGGAAACAGCAGGAAAGCTTGTAGACAATGATGAGTTGCGCGATGCATTGAAAGAAAATGGTATCGGCCGTCCTTCAACCCGGGCTGCTATTATCGAAACTTTGTTTAAACGAAACTATATCCGTAAGGAGAAAAAGAACCTGATTGCCACTCCAACCGGAGTTGAGCTTATTCAGATTATTCATGAAGAGCTTCTGAAATCGGCAGAATTAACTGGAATCTGGGAGAAAAAGCTTCGGGAAATTGAGAAAAAGAAATATGAAGCAAAAACGTTCCTGGAAGAGTTAAAGCAAATGGTTACAGAAGTTGTTAACAATGTATTATCGGACAACACTAACAGACATATTACGATTCAGAATGCTGTTGAAGAAGAGGTAAAGAAAGAGCCGAAGAAACGAGAAAAGAAGGCACCTGCTCCTAAAAAGCAAAAAGAGGAAAAGCCTTTGCCAGAAGAGAACAAAGATAACATCATCGATCAGCCATGCCCACTTTGTGGAAAAGGAGTTATCATTAAAGGAAAATCGGCTTACGGTTGCTCTGAGTGGAAATCGGGCTGTACATTCCGAAAAGGATTCGATGAATAG
- a CDS encoding OmpA family protein has product MKKILSNIATICLLLSLLQSCGWEGSIKKGDESYALGEYYDAAKFYKKAYTNIPAKERKKKGEIAYKMADCYRLTNYSVRAKAAYMNAIRYKYHDSIALFYLAELQKETGDYKSAIKSYEQFLSYKPRNILAKNGLISCKLAPEWKKNPTRYIVKKFPFFLSNRSEYSPMYAGKDIDQIYFTSTRDKAKGNNLNGITGMKSADIFMAKKNEKGNWLPPERLESEVNTEFEDGACSFTADGKTMYFTRCRIDANSPVSAEIYVSQRTGANWGAPQKCIITKDTLSSLAHPAISPDNHYLYFSSDMPGGYGGKDIWRVPVSNSGFGAVENLGDVINTPGDEMFPTIKDNGDLYFSSDGHPGMGGLDLYQAQQDSLGNWKVENLKSPMNSESDDFGMTFESGLQRGFFSSNRKDARGWDHIYTFELPEIAHTVTGWVYDKEGDALPEATVSIVGQDGTNLRVSVKGDGSFTQKLERGQSYVMLANCRGYLNCKQELITDSVNESKNYELEFPLASITRPVLIDNIFYEFDKATLTAESTEALHDLIKMLNDNPNITIELNAHCDYFGNDSYNEGLSQRRAEAVVRFLVAGGIDIKRLTAKGYGELQPKIINKRIAKKHQFLKEGDVLTEDFILKLSTEQQEICNAINRRTEFKVVRTTYKLYK; this is encoded by the coding sequence ATGAAAAAGATTCTTAGTAACATAGCCACTATTTGTCTTCTGCTTTCACTACTTCAATCGTGTGGATGGGAAGGCAGCATTAAAAAAGGTGATGAAAGTTATGCCTTAGGTGAATATTATGATGCAGCTAAGTTTTACAAAAAAGCTTATACTAATATACCTGCAAAAGAACGGAAGAAAAAGGGAGAGATAGCATACAAAATGGCAGATTGCTATCGGCTCACAAATTATTCAGTTCGTGCCAAAGCTGCATACATGAATGCCATTCGTTACAAATACCATGATAGTATTGCTTTATTTTATCTGGCAGAATTACAAAAGGAAACAGGAGATTATAAGTCTGCAATTAAAAGTTATGAGCAATTTCTATCTTATAAACCCAGAAATATACTTGCAAAGAACGGTTTAATATCCTGCAAACTCGCTCCTGAATGGAAAAAGAATCCTACGCGATACATCGTGAAAAAGTTTCCGTTTTTCCTCTCCAACCGCAGTGAATACTCACCAATGTATGCCGGTAAAGATATAGACCAGATATATTTCACTTCTACCCGAGATAAGGCTAAAGGAAATAACCTGAATGGAATTACAGGAATGAAAAGCGCTGATATCTTTATGGCTAAAAAAAATGAGAAAGGAAACTGGTTACCACCTGAAAGACTTGAATCGGAAGTTAATACTGAATTTGAGGATGGCGCATGTTCATTCACTGCAGACGGAAAAACAATGTACTTTACCCGCTGCCGAATTGATGCAAACTCACCTGTCTCTGCAGAGATTTACGTATCACAACGTACCGGCGCTAACTGGGGGGCTCCGCAAAAATGCATTATAACAAAAGATACTTTATCATCTTTGGCTCATCCGGCAATTTCTCCCGACAATCATTATCTCTATTTTTCGTCCGACATGCCTGGAGGATATGGCGGTAAAGACATTTGGAGAGTACCAGTTTCTAATTCCGGGTTCGGAGCAGTAGAAAATCTTGGAGATGTAATTAATACTCCCGGTGATGAAATGTTCCCGACTATAAAAGATAACGGCGATTTATACTTTTCATCAGACGGGCATCCGGGAATGGGTGGCTTAGATCTCTATCAGGCTCAGCAAGATAGTTTGGGGAACTGGAAGGTTGAAAATTTAAAGTCACCAATGAATTCAGAAAGTGATGATTTCGGCATGACTTTTGAGTCCGGACTTCAACGAGGCTTTTTCAGTTCTAACCGTAAAGATGCACGCGGATGGGATCACATTTACACATTCGAATTACCTGAGATAGCGCATACTGTCACCGGATGGGTATATGATAAAGAAGGAGATGCTCTGCCCGAAGCAACTGTCAGCATTGTGGGACAAGATGGAACAAATCTGAGAGTTAGTGTAAAAGGAGATGGTTCTTTTACACAAAAGCTGGAGCGAGGACAAAGTTACGTAATGCTGGCCAACTGTCGTGGCTATTTAAATTGTAAGCAAGAACTTATAACAGATTCCGTAAATGAAAGTAAAAACTATGAATTAGAATTTCCTTTGGCTTCCATAACTCGTCCGGTGCTAATAGATAACATCTTTTACGAATTTGATAAGGCAACCTTAACTGCCGAATCAACTGAAGCACTGCATGATTTAATCAAGATGCTAAATGATAACCCTAATATAACAATTGAACTTAATGCTCATTGTGACTATTTTGGGAATGATAGTTACAATGAAGGGCTTTCTCAACGTAGAGCCGAAGCTGTTGTTAGATTTCTGGTAGCAGGAGGTATTGATATAAAACGGCTTACAGCAAAAGGATATGGAGAGTTACAACCAAAAATAATTAATAAGCGTATTGCAAAAAAACACCAGTTCCTAAAAGAAGGTGATGTACTCACTGAAGATTTTATACTTAAACTTTCCACAGAACAGCAAGAAATCTGCAATGCAATAAACAGACGTACAGAATTCAAAGTAGTTAGAACGACTTATAAGCTATACAAATAA
- the mutA gene encoding methylmalonyl-CoA mutase small subunit — MADSNEKLFSDFSPVSTSKWMEKVTADLKGADFEKKLVWKTNEGFKVKPFYRMEDLEGLKTTDSLPGEFPYLRGTKKDNTWFVRQNIRVECPKEANTKALDILNKGIDSLGFSIKGKDVNADFIETLLNDICAECVELNFSTCQSHAIELAELLVAYFQKKNYDSTKLKGSINYDYFNKMLTKGKEKGNLVETAKALIEVTKTLPFYRVINVNALSLNNAGAYISQELGYALAWGNEYLNLLVEAGITPTIAAKKIKFNFGISSNYFLEIAKFRAARMLWANIVSSYKPVCTRDNCSNTAEDGECRCAAKMKVHAETSSFNLTMLDAYVNLLRTQTEAMSAALAGVDSLTVTPFDKAYQTPDDFSERIARNQQLLLKEESNFDKVVDPAAGSYYIENLTTSIAQQAWNIFLKVEEEGGFYAAVKAGSVQEDINQSGKARHIALSSRKEILLGTNQFPNFNEKVGDKRQVENKCCCSDKSSSCESTVKVLNSDRAASEFEALRLQTEAADHCPKAFMLTIGNLAMRQARAQFSCNFLACAGYEVIDNLGFETVEEGVEAAMEAKADIIVLCSSDDEYVEYAIPALKAVNNRAMFIVAGAPACMDALKAEGIENFIHVRVNVLDTLKEYNAKLGIK; from the coding sequence ATGGCAGATAGTAATGAAAAACTCTTTTCGGACTTTTCGCCCGTAAGCACTAGCAAATGGATGGAAAAAGTAACAGCCGACCTTAAAGGTGCTGACTTCGAAAAGAAGCTCGTTTGGAAAACAAACGAAGGATTTAAAGTTAAACCATTCTACAGGATGGAAGATCTGGAAGGTCTGAAAACAACCGACAGCTTACCAGGTGAGTTCCCTTATCTTCGGGGAACAAAAAAAGACAATACTTGGTTTGTCCGCCAAAACATTCGCGTTGAATGTCCTAAGGAGGCTAACACCAAAGCATTAGACATTTTAAATAAAGGTATTGATTCTTTAGGATTCAGCATTAAAGGAAAAGATGTAAACGCTGATTTTATAGAAACGTTACTCAATGACATTTGTGCTGAATGTGTAGAGTTGAACTTTTCTACTTGTCAAAGTCATGCTATTGAACTAGCAGAGTTATTGGTTGCTTATTTCCAGAAAAAGAACTATGACTCAACAAAGCTAAAAGGCTCTATCAATTATGATTACTTTAATAAAATGCTGACTAAAGGCAAAGAAAAAGGTAATCTGGTAGAAACAGCTAAGGCATTGATTGAAGTAACAAAAACTCTGCCTTTCTACAGAGTTATCAATGTTAATGCATTATCTCTGAATAATGCAGGAGCTTATATTTCTCAGGAACTAGGATATGCTTTAGCATGGGGTAATGAATATCTGAATTTATTAGTTGAAGCAGGAATTACACCAACTATTGCTGCAAAGAAAATTAAGTTCAACTTCGGTATCAGTTCTAATTACTTCCTTGAAATTGCTAAGTTCCGTGCAGCACGTATGTTATGGGCCAACATTGTAAGCTCATACAAACCGGTTTGCACAAGAGACAATTGTTCCAATACAGCTGAAGATGGTGAATGTCGCTGTGCTGCAAAAATGAAAGTACATGCAGAGACTTCTTCTTTCAATTTAACGATGCTGGATGCATATGTAAACTTACTTCGTACTCAGACAGAAGCAATGAGTGCTGCTCTTGCCGGAGTAGATTCATTAACTGTTACTCCGTTTGATAAAGCTTATCAGACTCCAGATGATTTTTCTGAACGTATTGCCCGCAACCAACAATTACTATTAAAGGAAGAATCAAACTTTGATAAAGTTGTGGATCCTGCTGCAGGTTCTTATTATATTGAAAATCTAACAACTTCTATTGCTCAACAAGCATGGAACATCTTCTTAAAAGTTGAAGAAGAAGGAGGTTTTTATGCAGCAGTAAAAGCAGGAAGTGTTCAGGAAGATATTAATCAGTCTGGTAAAGCAAGACACATTGCTTTATCAAGCCGTAAAGAAATTCTTTTAGGAACCAATCAATTTCCTAACTTCAATGAAAAAGTTGGAGATAAGAGACAAGTTGAAAATAAATGTTGCTGTTCAGATAAGAGCAGTTCTTGCGAAAGTACTGTAAAAGTACTTAATTCCGACCGTGCTGCAAGTGAATTTGAAGCACTTCGTCTGCAAACAGAGGCTGCCGATCATTGTCCGAAGGCATTCATGCTGACTATTGGTAATTTGGCAATGCGCCAAGCCAGAGCACAATTCTCTTGCAACTTCCTTGCATGTGCCGGATATGAAGTAATTGATAACCTGGGATTCGAAACTGTAGAAGAAGGAGTAGAAGCTGCAATGGAAGCTAAAGCTGATATTATAGTACTTTGTTCCAGCGATGACGAATATGTAGAATATGCTATACCGGCACTTAAAGCTGTTAATAACCGTGCTATGTTTATTGTTGCCGGAGCTCCGGCTTGCATGGATGCTTTAAAAGCGGAAGGTATTGAAAACTTTATTCATGTTCGTGTCAATGTATTAGACACTCTGAAAGAATATAATGCTAAACTAGGAATTAAGTAA
- a CDS encoding putative transporter — MDWLIKLLTDPNSVAHIVLLYSFVIAAGVLLGKIKFFGISLGVTFVLFVGILMGHFGLNVNTEVLHFMRDFGLILFVFCIGLQVGPSFFSSFKKGGMTMNMLAASIVLLNIAVALGLFYALNGRVQLPMIVGILSGAVTNTPGLGAAQEALNQLQASGIIHEVPKIALGYAVAYPLGVVGIIGAIILIRFIFRIDFAKEEAEWNAVADDNQNKPRLMHLEVNNSAVFNKKISDIMDTAGCSFVVSRILKNEKVTIPSSETVLEEGNQIFVVCSEGDADNIISLIGKEVFVNWEELDSPMVSRRVLVTKSDMNGKKLGQLKLRNLYGVNVTRINRSGVDLFANPNLVLQVGDRVTVVGSQDAVERVATVMGNSMKRLNEPNIVTIFIGILFGILFGSLPFAFPGMPTPVKLGLAGGPLVVAIIIGRFGYKFNLVTYTTQSANLMLREIGITLFLASVGIGAGGEFFKTVVEGDGLLWVGCGFLITFIPLIIVGSIARKIFKINYFMLMGLIAGSNTDPPALAYSNQVSSSDAPGVGYSTVYPLVMFLRVLSAQLIILMFM; from the coding sequence ATGGATTGGTTGATTAAATTGCTAACAGACCCTAATTCAGTGGCTCACATTGTTCTTCTTTATTCTTTTGTGATAGCTGCTGGAGTCTTATTAGGGAAGATTAAATTTTTTGGGATTTCTTTAGGTGTTACTTTTGTGCTGTTTGTCGGCATTTTAATGGGACATTTCGGCCTTAATGTTAACACGGAAGTTCTTCATTTTATGAGAGATTTTGGTTTAATCTTATTTGTTTTTTGTATTGGTTTGCAGGTTGGACCTTCTTTCTTTTCTTCATTTAAGAAAGGTGGTATGACAATGAATATGCTTGCCGCTTCAATTGTTCTGCTAAATATTGCTGTAGCATTGGGATTGTTCTATGCTCTTAACGGAAGAGTTCAATTGCCAATGATAGTTGGTATTCTGTCAGGCGCAGTTACAAACACCCCAGGTCTTGGTGCCGCCCAGGAAGCATTAAATCAGCTTCAGGCATCGGGTATTATTCACGAAGTTCCAAAAATTGCGTTAGGATATGCAGTAGCTTATCCATTGGGAGTTGTAGGAATTATTGGTGCGATTATTCTGATACGCTTTATTTTTAGAATTGATTTTGCTAAAGAAGAAGCTGAATGGAATGCAGTGGCAGATGATAATCAGAATAAGCCTCGCCTAATGCATCTGGAAGTAAATAACTCAGCTGTTTTTAATAAAAAAATATCTGATATTATGGATACTGCAGGATGCTCATTCGTAGTTTCTCGTATTCTTAAAAATGAAAAAGTTACAATACCAAGTTCTGAAACGGTACTTGAAGAAGGTAATCAGATATTTGTAGTTTGTTCAGAAGGTGATGCTGATAATATAATTTCTTTAATAGGAAAAGAAGTCTTTGTAAATTGGGAAGAACTCGATTCTCCGATGGTTTCAAGACGAGTATTGGTTACAAAATCTGATATGAACGGAAAGAAACTAGGACAGCTCAAACTTCGTAATCTTTATGGTGTGAACGTTACTCGTATCAACCGTTCAGGTGTGGATCTATTTGCTAACCCAAACTTGGTTCTTCAGGTTGGTGACCGTGTTACAGTTGTTGGTTCTCAGGATGCGGTTGAACGTGTTGCTACTGTAATGGGTAATTCAATGAAACGCTTAAACGAACCTAATATTGTTACTATCTTTATCGGTATATTATTTGGTATATTGTTTGGTAGTCTTCCATTTGCTTTCCCTGGAATGCCTACTCCTGTTAAATTAGGTTTGGCAGGTGGACCTCTGGTAGTAGCTATTATTATTGGTCGGTTCGGTTACAAATTTAATCTGGTAACTTACACAACCCAGAGTGCCAACCTTATGTTACGTGAGATTGGTATTACTTTATTCCTTGCCAGTGTTGGTATTGGTGCAGGAGGTGAGTTCTTTAAAACTGTGGTTGAAGGAGATGGCTTATTGTGGGTAGGATGTGGATTCCTTATTACCTTTATTCCATTAATAATTGTTGGCTCTATTGCTCGTAAAATTTTCAAGATTAACTATTTTATGTTGATGGGACTTATTGCCGGTAGTAATACAGACCCTCCAGCATTAGCATATTCTAATCAGGTTTCAAGTAGTGATGCTCCGGGCGTTGGATATTCTACAGTATATCCGCTGGTAATGTTCTTGCGTGTGTTATCTGCACAGTTGATTATACTTATGTTTATGTAA
- a CDS encoding ROK family protein — protein sequence MTLSKLFNSQEGMALSALKMARLKKNVIQQLMLEGGTTIADICKETEFSVPTVTKVIVELIEEGIAFEKGKIDTAGGRRPSVYCINPNSAFFLGVDVRRDCVSIGLQNFKNEFLEIKTRIDFVFKNTHESLDSLCNLINKFIDDSGLDKSKILGACVVLCGRINSAKGYSDSYFSFEKEPLSNIFEHKIGIKTIIENDSRAMGYGEYCCGAGAGTSEKDVIFISLNWGFGISMICNGVLYYGMSGFSGEFGHSPVLDNQILCQCGKKGCLETEISGQALVRRFKEKLADGSTSVVTSRKKPFDINMYDIIDAATKDEDLLAIEVIEEVGEKLGHYMSLLLNIFNPELVILGGELSACGSYLTLPLETALHKYSLNLVLQDMKLKTGELGDTAGVVGGCYILRDRLFGIIE from the coding sequence ATGACTCTTTCAAAATTATTTAATTCGCAGGAAGGTATGGCTCTTTCTGCGCTAAAAATGGCTCGACTTAAAAAAAATGTTATCCAACAGCTGATGCTTGAGGGTGGAACGACTATTGCAGATATCTGTAAAGAAACAGAGTTTAGCGTTCCTACTGTGACAAAAGTTATTGTTGAGTTAATAGAAGAAGGAATCGCTTTCGAAAAAGGGAAAATAGACACAGCAGGCGGACGTCGTCCATCTGTTTATTGTATAAATCCAAATTCAGCTTTTTTTCTTGGAGTCGATGTTAGGCGTGATTGCGTAAGCATTGGTTTACAAAACTTTAAGAATGAATTTCTGGAAATTAAGACCCGAATTGATTTTGTATTTAAAAATACTCATGAATCTTTAGATAGTTTATGTAATCTGATTAATAAATTTATCGATGATTCAGGGTTAGATAAAAGCAAGATTCTTGGTGCATGTGTAGTTCTGTGCGGACGCATCAATTCTGCTAAAGGATATAGTGACAGCTATTTTTCTTTTGAAAAAGAACCTCTAAGCAATATTTTTGAGCACAAAATAGGCATTAAAACTATTATCGAGAATGATAGTAGAGCAATGGGATATGGAGAATACTGTTGTGGTGCTGGTGCTGGAACATCTGAAAAGGATGTTATTTTTATTAGTTTGAACTGGGGATTTGGAATTTCAATGATTTGTAATGGCGTGCTTTACTATGGTATGTCAGGTTTCTCCGGAGAATTTGGACACAGTCCTGTTCTGGATAACCAGATACTTTGCCAGTGTGGCAAGAAGGGATGTCTTGAAACTGAAATTTCCGGTCAGGCTCTTGTCAGACGATTTAAAGAGAAACTGGCGGATGGATCTACTTCAGTAGTTACAAGCAGAAAGAAACCTTTTGATATTAATATGTATGACATCATTGATGCTGCAACAAAGGACGAAGATCTTCTTGCTATTGAAGTTATAGAAGAAGTAGGAGAGAAGCTAGGACATTATATGTCTCTTCTATTGAATATATTTAATCCGGAACTTGTAATATTAGGTGGTGAGCTTTCAGCTTGTGGTTCTTACTTAACATTACCACTTGAAACAGCTCTTCATAAATATTCTCTGAATCTGGTATTACAGGATATGAAGCTAAAGACAGGAGAACTGGGAGATACCGCAGGTGTTGTTGGTGGCTGTTATATTCTTCGCGACCGCTTATTTGGTATTATCGAATAA